One region of Verrucomicrobiota bacterium genomic DNA includes:
- a CDS encoding SUMF1/EgtB/PvdO family nonheme iron enzyme: MAFAPVAGTKVLFGIWDVRVQDYQQYAEANPGVDEAWRNPGFAQAGTHPVVNVSWADAKAFCAWLTKKEQGEGKLAAWQEYWLPTDAEWSYAVGIGDKEGNGTPKDKDMKLSDVYPWGTQWPPPKGAGNYSQSLEVDSYQYTASVGSFPANQYGLCDMGGNVWQWCEDWYDADQKFRVLRGGAWSGDDSLYLLSSYRVDRTPGYLDRDNGFRLVVASATQSTTIASLVVPTNVPQSSEPTTTQEVKSPPLSKVATATKEHPWTNSIGMPFVPVPGTKVLFGIWDVRVQDYAVFASATGQSWEKPSFPQGLDHPAVMVSWDDAKAFCAWLTKKEQGDGKLGAGQEYRLPTDAEWSYAVGIGDKEGNGTPSDKRGKLQGVYPWGTQWPPPKGVGNYAQSLQVDDFEYTSPVGSFGTNQFGLYDMGGNVWQWCEDWHDTDQKYRGLRGGSWDDYVSRFLLSSYRYDVTPDGRGSFSGFRVVVGP, encoded by the coding sequence ATGGCGTTTGCGCCGGTGGCGGGGACGAAGGTGTTGTTTGGCATCTGGGACGTGCGGGTGCAGGATTACCAGCAATATGCCGAGGCGAATCCCGGAGTGGATGAAGCGTGGAGGAATCCCGGATTTGCCCAAGCTGGCACGCATCCAGTGGTGAATGTGAGTTGGGCCGATGCCAAGGCGTTTTGCGCGTGGCTGACCAAGAAGGAACAAGGAGAGGGGAAATTGGCGGCGTGGCAGGAGTATTGGTTGCCAACGGACGCGGAGTGGAGCTATGCGGTGGGGATTGGGGATAAAGAAGGGAATGGCACGCCCAAGGACAAAGATATGAAGCTTAGCGATGTCTATCCTTGGGGAACGCAGTGGCCGCCGCCGAAGGGGGCGGGGAATTACAGTCAATCACTTGAGGTGGACAGCTACCAATATACCGCATCCGTAGGGAGTTTTCCAGCCAATCAATACGGGCTGTGTGATATGGGAGGGAATGTCTGGCAGTGGTGCGAGGATTGGTATGATGCGGACCAGAAATTCCGGGTGTTGCGGGGCGGGGCGTGGAGCGGCGATGATTCCTTGTATCTACTGTCGTCTTACCGTGTCGACCGTACGCCCGGCTATTTGGACCGCGACAACGGGTTTCGGTTGGTGGTGGCGTCGGCGACTCAATCAACCACCATCGCCAGTTTGGTTGTCCCGACAAACGTCCCGCAGAGTTCTGAGCCGACCACGACGCAGGAAGTTAAATCCCCGCCTTTATCAAAGGTTGCGACAGCCACCAAAGAGCACCCTTGGACCAATAGCATCGGTATGCCATTTGTTCCGGTGCCGGGAACGAAGGTATTGTTTGGCATCTGGGATGTGCGGGTGCAGGATTACGCGGTGTTTGCGAGCGCGACGGGGCAGAGTTGGGAGAAACCTTCATTTCCGCAAGGGCTGGATCATCCAGCGGTGATGGTAAGTTGGGACGACGCCAAGGCATTTTGCGCGTGGCTGACCAAGAAGGAGCAAGGGGATGGGAAGTTGGGAGCCGGGCAGGAATATCGGCTGCCCACGGATGCGGAGTGGAGTTATGCGGTAGGCATCGGGGATAAAGAAGGAAACGGTACGCCCAGTGATAAACGCGGCAAACTCCAAGGTGTCTATCCGTGGGGAACGCAATGGCCGCCGCCGAAAGGGGTGGGGAATTATGCGCAATCGTTGCAGGTGGATGATTTTGAGTACACCTCGCCGGTGGGGAGTTTTGGAACCAATCAATTTGGGTTGTACGATATGGGCGGGAATGTGTGGCAGTGGTGCGAGGATTGGCATGATACCGATCAGAAATACCGGGGATTGCGGGGCGGGTCGTGGGACGACTATGTTTCCAGGTTTCTGCTGTCGTCTTACCGTTACGACGTTACGCCCGACGGTCGGGGCAGCTTCAGCGGGTTTCGGGTGGTGGTGGGGCCATAA
- a CDS encoding cellulase family glycosylhydrolase, producing MSALSAAEARPGLTVEQGVLSKDGQPYRGVGVNYFSAFLRTVLQPTNTTYREGFAVLGQHKIPFARFAACGFWPSDWQLYQTNRALYFKLLDDVVRTAEENHVGLIPSLFWRVGTLCELAGEPHRAWGDPASQTHQLMRRYTEEVVTRYRLSPAIWGWEFANEFSLDVDLPNAKQLLEKHKAMPRLGVPQGTEADLLSAAMMVTALQEFAKTVRKFDTYRLIISGNSEPRPGAWHNTAEKSWTTDTREQFMQVLARDNPDPISTLCVHVYPSKDKRFSKEHPASQLDVLRAMMAASQQTRKPLFVGEFGASKELGPEAERQTFGALLGDLQTAGVPLAALWVFDLPAQNKDWNVTATNERAYMLKLVAEANVRTR from the coding sequence ATGTCAGCGCTGAGCGCCGCCGAAGCGCGCCCCGGTTTGACGGTGGAACAGGGTGTGCTGTCGAAGGACGGCCAGCCGTATCGCGGTGTGGGTGTGAATTATTTCAGCGCCTTCCTGCGCACCGTCCTGCAACCCACCAATACCACCTATCGCGAGGGGTTTGCCGTTCTGGGCCAGCATAAAATCCCCTTCGCACGATTTGCCGCGTGCGGCTTCTGGCCGTCCGATTGGCAATTGTACCAGACCAACCGGGCGTTGTACTTCAAGCTGCTGGATGACGTGGTGCGGACGGCTGAGGAAAACCACGTGGGCCTGATCCCCTCGCTTTTCTGGCGCGTGGGCACCTTATGCGAACTCGCCGGCGAACCGCACCGCGCCTGGGGCGATCCGGCCAGCCAGACCCACCAACTCATGCGCCGCTATACCGAGGAAGTGGTGACGCGCTACCGCCTTTCCCCCGCGATCTGGGGCTGGGAATTTGCCAATGAATTCTCGTTGGACGTGGATTTGCCCAACGCCAAACAACTATTGGAGAAGCATAAAGCCATGCCCCGTCTGGGCGTACCCCAGGGCACCGAGGCCGATCTGCTTTCCGCCGCCATGATGGTCACCGCCTTGCAGGAATTCGCCAAGACGGTGCGCAAATTCGACACGTATCGCCTCATTATCAGCGGCAACTCCGAGCCGCGTCCGGGCGCTTGGCACAACACCGCCGAAAAAAGCTGGACCACGGATACCCGCGAACAATTCATGCAAGTCCTGGCCCGGGACAACCCCGATCCCATCTCCACCCTCTGCGTTCACGTTTATCCTTCCAAGGACAAGCGTTTCTCCAAGGAACACCCTGCCAGCCAGCTCGACGTGCTGCGCGCCATGATGGCTGCCAGCCAGCAAACCCGTAAGCCATTATTCGTCGGCGAATTCGGTGCCAGCAAGGAACTCGGCCCGGAAGCGGAACGGCAAACCTTTGGCGCGTTGTTGGGCGACCTTCAGACGGCGGGGGTGCCATTGGCTGCGCTCTGGGTCTTTGATTTACCCGCGCAGAACAAAGATTGGAACGTCACCGCCACCAATGAGCGCGCCTACATGCTCAAACTGGTCGCCGAAGCCAATGTCCGCACCCGGTGA
- a CDS encoding HAD family hydrolase: MLLTDTQDLIIELMPGFKPRPQITHVIFDFDGTLSLIREGWPEVMVPMFVEMTPRRAGETEAELRQMLYDDIMRLNGKQTIYQMIQLAERIKERGGVPREPLWYKHEYLRRLEERIRQRVDGLASRAITPDQFLLHGSRALLEQLVQRGLKLYLASGTDEMFVLRESKLLDVDRYFGPHIYGALDNYQSFSKKMVIERILRENNIPGERLLAFGDGYVEIENTKEVGGLAVAVASDEAHNGAGNIDQWKRTRLTGVGADVVIPDYRNPQALLKTLLGQ; encoded by the coding sequence ATGTTGTTGACGGATACACAGGATTTGATCATTGAACTGATGCCGGGATTTAAACCCCGACCGCAGATCACCCATGTGATTTTTGACTTTGACGGCACGCTCTCGCTGATTCGGGAGGGCTGGCCGGAAGTAATGGTGCCGATGTTTGTAGAGATGACGCCCCGGCGGGCGGGCGAAACCGAGGCCGAGTTGCGTCAGATGCTCTATGACGACATCATGCGTTTGAACGGCAAACAAACGATTTACCAAATGATCCAGTTGGCGGAACGAATCAAGGAGCGGGGCGGCGTTCCGCGGGAACCGCTCTGGTACAAGCATGAGTATCTGCGCCGGCTGGAAGAACGCATTCGCCAGCGGGTGGATGGCCTGGCCAGCCGCGCGATCACGCCGGATCAATTCCTGCTGCATGGGTCGCGCGCGTTGCTGGAGCAATTGGTTCAGCGTGGACTGAAGCTGTATCTCGCCAGCGGCACGGACGAGATGTTTGTGTTGCGCGAGTCCAAACTGCTGGATGTGGATCGCTATTTCGGCCCCCACATCTACGGTGCCCTGGATAATTACCAGAGTTTCTCCAAGAAGATGGTCATCGAGCGCATTCTGCGCGAAAATAATATCCCCGGCGAACGATTATTGGCGTTTGGCGATGGCTATGTGGAAATCGAAAACACCAAGGAAGTCGGCGGATTGGCAGTGGCGGTGGCCAGCGATGAAGCGCATAACGGCGCGGGCAATATTGACCAATGGAAACGCACGCGTTTGACGGGCGTGGGGGCCGATGTGGTGATCCCGGATTATCGCAACCCGCAAGCGCTGTTGAAAACGCTGCTGGGACAATAA